ATAATGGAATCGGACGCCGCACACAAAAGGCTGCCAAGAATGAAGAGCAGAATGCCGTAAATAAGGATCGGACGCCGCCCGAATCGATCGGATAACGGACCATGGATCAACAGGCACACGCTGAAAGTCACGATAAAGACGACCAGCGACAAGTTGATGACACCGAACGGCACACCCCACAGGAGCTGCAAGGTGGGCATTGCAGGCAGATACATATCAATGGCAAGCGGCGGAAAGGCCGCCAGTAATGAAAGCAAAATCAAATTCGGCATATGGTCCTTTGTTCAAAAAAGTTGAGAGTGCAACCTTTCAGAAGTCTACCATATTAGTCAAGAAACAGTTCGCACAACAGACCACAAAACAAAGGCCGACACCTGTATGGGCATCGGCCTTTCTCTTTCATTACATTATGTTTTACACGAACACCAATACACCACCCTGCTCATCAACAGTGACAGTGGTTCCGTCAATCAATTCACCGCCAATGAGCAGCTTTGCCAACGGAGTTTCCAGGTGAGCCTGCAAATACCGATGGAGGGGACGCGCACCAAAACTCGGTTCATACGCTGATTCAGCGATAAACGCCTTGGCCTTGTCTGTCAGAATCAATCCGATCTTACGATCTTCCAAACGAGACCGCAACCCTGTCACCAGCAAATCAATGATTCCCGCGAGCTGAACCGGAGTCAGCGGACGGAACAACACCGTTTCATCCACACGGTTGAGAAACTCCGGCCTGAAGTGTCGACGCAGAACCTCCATAACCTGTTCTTCCACACCTTCACGGAACTCGCCGGTCTGGTCGATACCATCAAGCATGTATTCTGCACCGAGGTTGCTCGTCATGATGACGATGGTATTCTTGAAATCCACGGTCCGACCATGGGAATCCGTCAGCCGTCCGTCGTCGAGAATCTGGAGGAGCACGTTGAACACGTCGTGATGCGCCTTTTCAATCTCGTCAAACAGAATGACCGAATAGGGTTTGCGCCTGACGGCTTCAGTCAACTGACCACCCTCGTCATACCCGATGTAGCCGGGAGGCGCACCGATAAGCCGGGCCACGGTGTGCTTTTCCATATACTCGGACATGTCGATACGAACCATATTGTCTTCGGAGTCAAACAGAGCAGCAGCAAGGGTCTTGCACAGCTCGGTCTTGCCCACACCCGTCGGACCAAGAAAGATGAACGAGCCAATGGGCTTGCTCGGGTCCTTGAGTCCTGCACGGGCACGAAGAACCGCATCAGCCACAGCCTGGACAGCCTGGTCCTGACCGATAACCCGCTCATGCAGCATATCACCGAGCTTGAGCAGTTTCTCGCGCTCTCCTTCCATCAGTCGGGAAACCGGGATACCAGTCCACCGGGCTATGATCTGCGCCACATCGTCCGGCCCGACCTCTTCTCTGACCATGCGCGGCGTATCCCCGGATTCCAGGGCTTCGTTGCGCTCATTCAAATCTTTTTCAAGTGCGTTCAGACGACCATATTCCAATTCGGCAGCACGGTTGTAATCGTGCACACGCTTGGCTTCGTCAATATCACGACGAGTGGTCTCGATCTCTTCCTTCAGAGAGCGCAGCCGCTCAATACCACCCTTTTCGTTTTCCCACTGGGCCAGCAAGGCGGACTGATGCTCCTTGAGCTCAGCCAGCTTCTTTTCCAGTTCGACCAATCGTTCACGGGACGCCTTGTCCGACTCCCGTTTCAACGCCTCACGTTCTATTTCGAGCTGCATGATCTGGCGATTGGCCTTGTCCAACTCGTACGGCTGAGAATCAATTTCCGTACGGATCAACGCTGCGGCCTCATCAATGAGATCGATGGCCTTATCCGGCAACTGCCGATCAGTAATATATCGGTTGGACAGCACTGCTGCTTCCACAATGGCCCCGTCCGCAATACGCACACCGTGATGCACTTCGAACCGCTCGCGCAATCCGCGCAAGATGGAAATGGTATCTTCCACATTCGGCTCTTCCACGAGCACGGTCTGGAACCGACGTTCAAGTGCCGGGTCCTTCTCAATATATTTACGGTATTCGTCAATAGTGGTTGCGCCAATGCAGTGCAACTCGCCCCGCGCCAACATGGGCTTCAGGATATTGCCTGCGTCCATGGCCCCATCGGTCTTGCCCGCGCCCACAATGGTATGCAGTTCGTCGATGAACATGATTATCTGTCCAGCAGACTCCTGCACTTCCTTGAGAACGGCCTTGAGTCGCTCTTCAAATTCGCCACGGTACTTGGCCCCGGCAATGAGCGCACTCATATCCAAAGAGAAGACAGTCTTCTCCTTGAGTCCTTCAGGCACATCACCGTGGACTATACGCTGGGCCAACCCCTCGGCGATGGCTGTCTTGCCGACACCGGCCTCACCGATAAGCACCGGGTTATTCTTGGTACGACGGGAAAGAATGCGGATAACGCGACGAATCTCGCTGTCCCGACCAATGACCGGATCAAGCTTGCCGGACCGGGCCTCTTCCACGAGATCTCGTCCGTATTTCTTGAGCGAATCATAGGTGGCTTCCGGGTTGTCCGAGGTTACACGCTGCTTGCCGCGTACTTCTTCAAGCGCACCGAAAACTTTGTTCTTGTCCAACCCGAACTGCTTGTTAACGCGTCCCACACCAGAAGACTGAGACTCGTCCACGAGGGTCACAAACACGTGTTCAACGGACACGTACTCGTCCTTCATGCGTTTTCTCATGTCGTCGGCCGCAACCAACGCTTTCTGCATGCGCGGAGTGACCACGATCTGATCAGGGCGTGCACCAGAGCCGGTCACACGGGGCATTTTGGCGATTTCGGCGTCAATGGCGCCAAGATAGGCATCGGGTGCAACTCCGAGCTTACGCAGGATCTGGGGAACGAGTCCCTGCTCCTGCGTGACCAGAGCGTGCATGAGATGTTCGCAGTCGATCTGCTGATGTCCGCTTCGAATTGCCAGATTCTGGGCCTCGGAAACGGCGTCCTGAGTTTTTTTCGTAAAAGTATTCGGATCCATATTTTTACCTCCTGAAAGGTGAAAAGGCTCCGCTATACAAGCCTCTTCAACTCTATGACTTCTTTTTCCAATTCTTCCACACGGTCCAGTAAATCCACAATAATGGAACCGGAATTGAATGAAACACCCAGGTCATTGACCAGACGCATCAGCTTATGAATACGGTAGACATCACGCAGTCGGAACAGGTATTCCTCCGCACTTGTCTTCTTGGGGCTGATCCAACCGAGGTCGACCAGTTCAGCCACCGTAGCAGGCTCGATATTGGTCAATTGAACCAACTCCGACCACGCTACATATTCACTTCGCTCCGGCAGATGAAGACCGGGCAGATGCATCAACATTTCCTGAAGTTTTCGTGTCGTCATTGTTCAATTCCCTTAGAAATTTCTCGGCGTGAAATCTGATACTTCCTGCATCTTTTCCCACAGCTCACGTTCTTCGTTCGAAAGCCGTTCCGGCACCTGAATCATGATACGCACGAACTGATCGCCCTTTTTCGCACCGGCTCCAAGGCCTCTGCCCTTGATACGCAACTTCTTGCCGGAACCGATACCCGCCGGGATCTTCATTTCCACGGCCCCATCCAAAGTGGGAATCCGCAGGCTCGCACCCAATGCAGCTTCCCACGGGGACAAAGGCAGATCGAGAACAACGTCTGCGTCCGTGACTTTAAACATGTGGTGCGGCATCAGTCTGATCTTGAGATATAGGTCTCCCTTGGGGCCGCCGCCCATGCCGGGGTTACCCTGTCCTGCCAGACGGATCTTCTGTCCATCCTTGATACCTGGCGGAACGTTGATCTCCAAAGTCTTGGTGGTCATGCGAGGAATGCCTTCCGGGCCTGACGTCTGTTCCTGCACGGTGATGGATTTCTTGCCGCCACGGTAGGCCTCTTCAAGGGTCATCTCATAGGTCGCCTCGGAATCGGAACCGCGCCGAGGACGCTGCTGATAACCACCGCCACCAAAGCCACCCTGCTGAAAACCACCGCGAAAAGTTGCTCCGCCCGGGCCTGCGGCGCCACCAAAAATGGTCTCGAAAAAGTCAGAGAACCCTGCGCCGCCGCCAAAACCACCACCGCCACCATACTGCATGTTCTCATAGCCTGGCGGCGGCTGGAAGTTCTGCCCATGCTCCCAATTGGAGCCGAACTGGTCATAGAGTTTGCGCTTCTTCTCGTCCTTCAGGACTTCATAGGCTTCATTGATTTCCTTGAATTTGGCTTCCGCTTCCGCATTGTTCGGATTAAGATCAGGATGATACTTTCGGGCCAACTTTTTGAAGGCCTTGCTTATTTCATCCCTTGATGCGGATCGGGAAACCCCGAGGAGTTTGTAATAATCTCTATATTCCATTCGAGTCGTGTTCCTTTCCTGAAAACAAAAAATATATTTTCGCTGATGCTTTTCTAAGTTAATATGCTCTCACTCTGTGTCAAGTGCACAGGAAGAAACATTTTACAGGTTTTCCACAAAGTTTTCCACAGAACATTCAGGAGGATTCATGAAAAGACACAAACTGGTACTCTCCAGCCTGCTGATGCTTTGTCTTCTATTGTCTAGCATAGCCTGGACGCCATGGGGAGCCATATACGGCAGTGCCCGTGACGAACGCAGCGTAGGGGATCAAGCCGTCGACAAGGAAATCTCCCTCTCCATAAAAAAATCCATGGCAGACAAGGATGGGGAGAAAGCTCTCCAGATACATGTCTATTGTTTTCTAAAGCACGTCTATCTTATAGGTGCCATCAATGACACTGCGTTCCAGTCCTTTGCCATCAAAACCGCCAAGGCCACTCAAGACGTAAAGAAAGTCACCAACTATTTTGTGAAGGAATCCGACACCACCGCCGATGATCTAAAGATCACCGCCAAAGTGCGTGCTGCACTCATTGCCGAGGGAGACCTCTCAGCCACGCAGATCGAGCAGGAAACCATGAACGGAGAAGTGGTTCTGCTCGGGATGGTCCGCAGCAAAAAGGACGCTCAACTCGCTATCAAAACAGCCAGAGGAGTGGACGGTGTCCGCAAAGTAACGTCCTTCATGATCCCAAGCAATTGATCGACACCACACACAGAACACTCAGCATGAGTGTTTCTATGTTTCCTCGTCGTAGTCCTTTGTGTCCGGGTTATAACAGTATTTGCAATAACCCGGACGCCTGAACCACCGAATAAGAACCGCTCCCGCTATAAAGCCGCCGACATGCGCCCACCATGCTACGCCATGCGCGCCCTGTTGTACCGATGACGAAAGCCCCGACGCAATTTGTGAAATGAACCAGATGCTGAGGAAGAAGGCTGAAGGCACCTGAAAAAAAAGCGGAATAATAATGATCGGGACAAGGATGGTCACCCGGCCATGGGGATACAGGAAAACATATGCCCCCATGACTCCGGCCACGGCCCCGGACGCACCAACAATAGGAATGGTCGAATCCGATTCAAACACCATATGCAGGCTCACCGCCGCCAAACCACACAACAAATAGAACAATACGAACTGACCGTGACCTGTCACGTCTTCAATGTTGTCTCCGAACAGCCAGAGCATCCACATATTCATTATGATATGCAGCCAGCCCCCATGTAGGAACATGTAGGAAAAAAGCGGCCACCCCAACGTGTCGGGATACCCTGCCCATGCGGCCCAATCAGGAGAAAAGAACCGGGCGGGGACAACCCCGAACACATGATAGAGGGATGCGATGTCAAGCGGTCCCAACGTCTGAGTGTAGAGAAAAACCAGCGCATTGGTGACAATGATGAGGCCCACCCCAAACGGGGTGGTCACCCTCGGCACATTGTCACGAATGGGGATCATGCATCCGCTCCCTCGGCCGCGAATTCTTCGGCCAGATCGGGCCACAGTCCTTCCATCCACCCCTCGAACTCTCGGTTACGACGATCAGCTTTGTCGCTGGCATAATCCCGCAACTTCTCAGCCTCGGCAAGCAAGTCTTCAACACCGCCGGCATTGTTCAACACAAGGTCACACGCTGCGAGCTTGTCTGGCTCAGGCCACTGCCAGGAATCGAACACAGCGAGGGTTTCTGGAGTCAGTCGCCGTTTTTCACGCAGTTCACCTGTCCGTTTTTCTTCCGGGCAAGACACACCTGCCACCATGTCAACACGTCCCGTCTTGTGCCATCCAGACTCCAATAGAAGCGGAATTTCGGCATAGGCGGAGACCTCATCACGATGCATCGCGAAAAACTCTTCACACGCATGACGAACCATCGGATGAATCAAATCCATGACCTCTCGGCGCATGGTCTCCGAAGTCTCCATGGCTCGAAATAACTCCGGTTTGTTCACACTGCCGTCTTCAAGGGTATAGCGACCACCGAACCGTTGCCGGATCATGGAAGCGCCATCGCCATCCGGACCATAGAGTGCGGCCACAGAATCATCTGCACTGAAACATGGAAGCCCCAGGCCCCGCAGGGATTCAAGCAGAGTGGACTTGCCGCATCCGGGCATACCGACGATCCCCACACGCAGACACTCACGAGTCAGCCCGGACAGTAACGCCTGGAAATCCTCAGGCGGAGCCTGCCATCGCGTGATCTTCTCGCCTGTCACGGGATGTGTAATGGAAAGATAAAAGGCATGAAGCATTTGTCGCGGAGCCAGTGCGGCCAAGGAGTCGGGCCTCCGCGACCATTCGACGTTTTCCCGCGGACCATATGTCGCATCGCCCAGAAGCGGATGTCCAATGTGCGCCATGTGCACACGAATCTGATGGGTGCGCCCTGTATGAATACGCACGGCCACCAACGAGGCCAGACCTCGCGGACCGGTCCAAAGGACACGATACTCGCTCCGGGCCTCGCGTCCGCCTTTCTCGACAACAGCCATGCGTGTCTTCTGATTCGGATGACGTCCCATGGGCGCATCAATGGTGCCATAAGGTTGGGACGGACAACCATACACAATAGCGAGGTACACCTTGTGCACTCTGCGTTCGGCGAAATCCGAAGCCAGTTTCAATCGAGCTGCTTCGGTCCGGGCAACAGCCATGATGCCGGACGTATCCTTGTCGAGTCTATGCACTATGCCGGGACGCTGTTCGTCCATGCCCGATACATCGGCTGCAATATCAGGCCACTGATGCAACAGGTAATTGACCAGCGTCGGACCAGATTCAGCGGGCGCAGGATGCGTCGTCACTCCTGCGCTTTTCTCCACCACGAGCATATGCTCGTCCTCAAACAGCACAGGCAGATCGCCAGAAATGGATTCGGGGGCTTGGTCTCCCACCAGCACGTCTTCGGCCCCGATGGAAACCTGCTCGCCGCCCTGCAATTTATATTTACCTTTGGTCACGGCCTGTCCATCGACCAAAGCCATACCGGATTCAATCCAGGATTTGACCCGTCCGCGTGAGACTCCTTCATCTGCCAGTTCGCGCCCCCAGAATTTATCCAGACGCACTCCCCTGTCCGAGAAGTCCACGTTCCTCTTCCATATGTTCATTTTTTTATCTTCAACCATGAAAAGGACGATATACCGGGAATCATTGGAAAGTAAAATTCAAATTGATTTTATACATTCTCGGGAGCAAAAATTGGGTCTTGACCCACGACGTCCATCAGCTTAGAAAAGGGAAATTTTGCGCAATCGCAACTTTCATCAAGATATTTTATAAAACACCAGCCCACAAGGAGGGCCTGTGGCCTTACATCTGGTAGATCACCCGCTTATCCGACACAAAGTCGGTCTGCTTCGAGCCTACGACGTTTCAACTAGCCATTTTCGAACCCTGTCCAACGAAATCACCCGTCTTCTGACCTATGAAGCCACAAAAGACTTCGAGACCGAGAAGAAGACCATTAAGGGTTGGGCCGGTGACGTCGAAGTCGACTGCATCAAGGGCAAAATGGTCACGGTAGTGCCCATTCTGCGCGCAGGACTTGGCATGATGGACGGTGTGTTCGACATGATCCCCGGTGCCAAGGCGTCCGTTGTCGGTTTCTACCGCGACGAGGAAACCCTTGAACCTGTCCAGTACTACGTCAAGCTCGCCACCAAGATCGAAGAACGCACTGCGCTCATTCTCGATCCCATGCTGGCCACCGGCGGTACTTTGGACGCAACTATCCGTCTGCTCAAGGACGCTGGCTGCAAATCCATTCGCGGTCTGTTCCTGTGTGCCGCGCCCGAAGGCGTCGAGCGCATCCTCAAGGATCATCCCGAAGTGGATATTTACACTGCCGCCGTCGACGAACGGCTTAATGACATCGGATATATCATTCCCGGTCTTGGAGACGCGGGAGACAAGATATTCGGTACCAAGTAGGTATTGAGACACGCTTCACAGCGTGTCTTTTTTTGGTGTTTTTCTGGGGGCAATCTATAAATGGCGCTCCGGGAAGCTTATACGGCACTGCACAAAGAGCTTCCACGGTATCGCCCGAGAGGAGGAGTTGGTAAAACCATGAGTAACATTCATTCCACCGAGTACAATTTCAGACCCAAAGACGCGCTGCTCGGCGCGCAAATGCTTTTCGTCGCTTTCGGCGCACTGGTGCTGGTCCCGCTGCTGACCGGCCTTGACGCCAACGTGGCCTTGTTTACAGCAGGTGCCGGTACACTGGTCTTTCAGGTCATCACCCGAGGCAAGGTTCCTGTTTTCCTGGCATCATCTTTTGCCTTCATCGCTCCCATCATTTACGGCGTCCAGACCTGGGGCATCCCCGCCACCATGTGCGGCCTGATCGGTGCCGGTCTGCTCTACGTCATACTCAGCTTTCTCATCCGCATTTACGGATCCGAAATGCTGCGCCGCGTACTGCCTCCGATCGTCACCGGCCCGGTCATCATGGTCATCGGCCTGATTCTGGCTCCGGTTGCCGTCAACATGGCCATGGGCCGTACTGGCGACGGTGGAGCATGGCTTGTGCCCAACACCACCGCCATGATCATCGCAGGCGTTGCGCTGCTGACCACGATCTTCGCTTCCCTGCTCGGCAAGGGCTGGATAAAGCTCATCCCGATTCTGCTCGGCATC
The genomic region above belongs to uncultured Pseudodesulfovibrio sp. and contains:
- a CDS encoding J domain-containing protein — protein: MEYRDYYKLLGVSRSASRDEISKAFKKLARKYHPDLNPNNAEAEAKFKEINEAYEVLKDEKKRKLYDQFGSNWEHGQNFQPPPGYENMQYGGGGGFGGGAGFSDFFETIFGGAAGPGGATFRGGFQQGGFGGGGYQQRPRRGSDSEATYEMTLEEAYRGGKKSITVQEQTSGPEGIPRMTTKTLEINVPPGIKDGQKIRLAGQGNPGMGGGPKGDLYLKIRLMPHHMFKVTDADVVLDLPLSPWEAALGASLRIPTLDGAVEMKIPAGIGSGKKLRIKGRGLGAGAKKGDQFVRIMIQVPERLSNEERELWEKMQEVSDFTPRNF
- a CDS encoding dephospho-CoA kinase; the protein is MVEDKKMNIWKRNVDFSDRGVRLDKFWGRELADEGVSRGRVKSWIESGMALVDGQAVTKGKYKLQGGEQVSIGAEDVLVGDQAPESISGDLPVLFEDEHMLVVEKSAGVTTHPAPAESGPTLVNYLLHQWPDIAADVSGMDEQRPGIVHRLDKDTSGIMAVARTEAARLKLASDFAERRVHKVYLAIVYGCPSQPYGTIDAPMGRHPNQKTRMAVVEKGGREARSEYRVLWTGPRGLASLVAVRIHTGRTHQIRVHMAHIGHPLLGDATYGPRENVEWSRRPDSLAALAPRQMLHAFYLSITHPVTGEKITRWQAPPEDFQALLSGLTRECLRVGIVGMPGCGKSTLLESLRGLGLPCFSADDSVAALYGPDGDGASMIRQRFGGRYTLEDGSVNKPELFRAMETSETMRREVMDLIHPMVRHACEEFFAMHRDEVSAYAEIPLLLESGWHKTGRVDMVAGVSCPEEKRTGELREKRRLTPETLAVFDSWQWPEPDKLAACDLVLNNAGGVEDLLAEAEKLRDYASDKADRRNREFEGWMEGLWPDLAEEFAAEGADA
- a CDS encoding BON domain-containing protein, with product MKRHKLVLSSLLMLCLLLSSIAWTPWGAIYGSARDERSVGDQAVDKEISLSIKKSMADKDGEKALQIHVYCFLKHVYLIGAINDTAFQSFAIKTAKATQDVKKVTNYFVKESDTTADDLKITAKVRAALIAEGDLSATQIEQETMNGEVVLLGMVRSKKDAQLAIKTARGVDGVRKVTSFMIPSN
- the upp gene encoding uracil phosphoribosyltransferase, which codes for MALHLVDHPLIRHKVGLLRAYDVSTSHFRTLSNEITRLLTYEATKDFETEKKTIKGWAGDVEVDCIKGKMVTVVPILRAGLGMMDGVFDMIPGAKASVVGFYRDEETLEPVQYYVKLATKIEERTALILDPMLATGGTLDATIRLLKDAGCKSIRGLFLCAAPEGVERILKDHPEVDIYTAAVDERLNDIGYIIPGLGDAGDKIFGTK
- a CDS encoding chaperone modulator CbpM, with protein sequence MTTRKLQEMLMHLPGLHLPERSEYVAWSELVQLTNIEPATVAELVDLGWISPKKTSAEEYLFRLRDVYRIHKLMRLVNDLGVSFNSGSIIVDLLDRVEELEKEVIELKRLV
- the clpB gene encoding ATP-dependent chaperone ClpB, which codes for MDPNTFTKKTQDAVSEAQNLAIRSGHQQIDCEHLMHALVTQEQGLVPQILRKLGVAPDAYLGAIDAEIAKMPRVTGSGARPDQIVVTPRMQKALVAADDMRKRMKDEYVSVEHVFVTLVDESQSSGVGRVNKQFGLDKNKVFGALEEVRGKQRVTSDNPEATYDSLKKYGRDLVEEARSGKLDPVIGRDSEIRRVIRILSRRTKNNPVLIGEAGVGKTAIAEGLAQRIVHGDVPEGLKEKTVFSLDMSALIAGAKYRGEFEERLKAVLKEVQESAGQIIMFIDELHTIVGAGKTDGAMDAGNILKPMLARGELHCIGATTIDEYRKYIEKDPALERRFQTVLVEEPNVEDTISILRGLRERFEVHHGVRIADGAIVEAAVLSNRYITDRQLPDKAIDLIDEAAALIRTEIDSQPYELDKANRQIMQLEIEREALKRESDKASRERLVELEKKLAELKEHQSALLAQWENEKGGIERLRSLKEEIETTRRDIDEAKRVHDYNRAAELEYGRLNALEKDLNERNEALESGDTPRMVREEVGPDDVAQIIARWTGIPVSRLMEGEREKLLKLGDMLHERVIGQDQAVQAVADAVLRARAGLKDPSKPIGSFIFLGPTGVGKTELCKTLAAALFDSEDNMVRIDMSEYMEKHTVARLIGAPPGYIGYDEGGQLTEAVRRKPYSVILFDEIEKAHHDVFNVLLQILDDGRLTDSHGRTVDFKNTIVIMTSNLGAEYMLDGIDQTGEFREGVEEQVMEVLRRHFRPEFLNRVDETVLFRPLTPVQLAGIIDLLVTGLRSRLEDRKIGLILTDKAKAFIAESAYEPSFGARPLHRYLQAHLETPLAKLLIGGELIDGTTVTVDEQGGVLVFV
- a CDS encoding rhomboid family intramembrane serine protease; this encodes MIPIRDNVPRVTTPFGVGLIIVTNALVFLYTQTLGPLDIASLYHVFGVVPARFFSPDWAAWAGYPDTLGWPLFSYMFLHGGWLHIIMNMWMLWLFGDNIEDVTGHGQFVLFYLLCGLAAVSLHMVFESDSTIPIVGASGAVAGVMGAYVFLYPHGRVTILVPIIIIPLFFQVPSAFFLSIWFISQIASGLSSSVQQGAHGVAWWAHVGGFIAGAVLIRWFRRPGYCKYCYNPDTKDYDEET